ACCAATTCAGTGACGGTGAGCAGTTATCGGCAAGCCCTCCGTGGGATAGACCCTCTAGGCGGTCCGATGGAAGGGGTATCGTCGAGGCGTTCTATTCCGGGGTAGCTCAATTGGCAGAGCATGCGGCTGTTAACCGCAGGGTTGAGAGTTCGAGTCTCTCCCCCGGAGCTGCACGTCGCCGCTCCCGCACGGGGCCGTAGCTCAGTGGTCAGAGCAGGGGACTCATAATCCCTGGGTCGCTGGTTCGATCCCAGCCGGCCCCACAGCCCCACCTCGCCTCACCGCGTCACAGGCGCACCTCGTCACAGCCCCACCAGCCGTCACAGCCCCACCTTCCGTTCCGCCCCGCCTCGCCTCATGACCCTGAGAGCGGCCACAGCCCCCCACCAGGTGCTTCGGCGCCGGCGGACGCTGCCGGCTCGCGTGCGGCCGCGGCTCAGTCGGCCTCGAAGTAGTCGCGCAGAGGCCGCGAGACCGAGGGCTGGCGGAGCTTTGCGAGCGTCTTCATCTCGATCTGGCGGACCCGCTCGCGGGTCACCCCGAACATCTGGCCGACCTCCTCGAGGGTGCGGATCCGTCCGTCGTCGAGGCCGAAGCGCAGGCGCACGATCTCCTGCTCGCGCGGCGAGAGCTCGCGCAGCGCCCGCTGCACGGCCTCGTTGAGGAGCACCCGCGTCGCGGCGTCGACAGGGATCTCGGCGCCCTGGTCCTCGATCAGGTCCGAGAGGCTGAAGTCGTTCTCGTCGCCGATCGGCTGCTCGAGGGACATCGTGTCCTGGCTGATGCGCTGGATCTCGCGCACCCGCTCGACGGGGAGCTGGACGCGCAGTGCGATCTCCTCGACCGTCGGCTCGCGCGCCAGCTGCTGGGAGAGCTGGCGCTGGACGCGCACCACCTTGTTGATCGTCTCCACCATGTGCACGGGGATGCGGATGGTGCGCGCCTGGTCGGCGACGGACCGCGTCACCGCCTGGCGGATCCACCAGGTCGCGTAGGTGGAGAACTTGAAGCCGCGGCGGTAGTCGAACTTCTCGACGGCGCGCATCAGCCCGAGGTTCCCCTCCTGGATGAGGTCGAGGAAGGCCATCCCGCGGTTGCGGTAGCGCTTGGCGATCGAGACGACGAGGCGCAGATTGGCCTCGATCAGCAGGTCCTTGGCCTCCTGGCCCTCCCGCAGCTGCTGCTCGAGGAGGCAGCGCTCCTCGTCGGCGAGCTCGACCCCCTCCTCGAGGCGGGCCGCCGCCGCCTGGCCCTTCTCGATGCGCTTCGCGCAGAGGACCTCGAGATCTTGGGAGAGCAGCGAGACGCGCCCGATCTCACGGAGGTAGGCGCGCACGGTGTCCGCCGCCGGCGAGCCCCCCGAGCCACCGAAGTTCCCCGAGCGCAGCGAGCGCAGCGCCTCGTCGTCGGGGTCGCTCGGCGACTCGTCGCGGCCGCGACGGCCGCGCGGAGAGCGCAGCGAGGTGGGAGTCGGTTCGGGAGTGGCCGGGGG
This genomic window from Acidimicrobiales bacterium contains:
- the rpoD gene encoding RNA polymerase sigma factor RpoD, with product MTTSSADRHEPPDPPPATPEPTPTSLRSPRGRRGRDESPSDPDDEALRSLRSGNFGGSGGSPAADTVRAYLREIGRVSLLSQDLEVLCAKRIEKGQAAAARLEEGVELADEERCLLEQQLREGQEAKDLLIEANLRLVVSIAKRYRNRGMAFLDLIQEGNLGLMRAVEKFDYRRGFKFSTYATWWIRQAVTRSVADQARTIRIPVHMVETINKVVRVQRQLSQQLAREPTVEEIALRVQLPVERVREIQRISQDTMSLEQPIGDENDFSLSDLIEDQGAEIPVDAATRVLLNEAVQRALRELSPREQEIVRLRFGLDDGRIRTLEEVGQMFGVTRERVRQIEMKTLAKLRQPSVSRPLRDYFEAD